The genomic stretch AACGCCGCACTTCGCCCGCCCCGGGTCGATGGCGAGGACGACGGGGCGAGGCGGCTGCTCGCACATGTCGGGCGCACCCGGCCTAACCGGAGGGCTCCACGCGGAAGTCGAGGCGCAGAGGATCGGCCGCGCTCGTGTCGGAGGCGGCCACCGCGTAGACGCGGATGCGGCGCCCGGCGGCCTTCACCCGGTCCGTCAGGCGCACCAGGGCGGCCGCGCTCAGCGAGCCCACCTGAGGCTCCAGCGTGTCGGGGTCGATGCTCGGGATCATGCCGCGCGTGAGGGCGCTCTGCCCCAGGCCCTTCAGAAGGGTGACGAGCTCCGAGAAGACCTGGTCCGCCGGGCGCGTAGCGTCCACCCGCCGCTCAGCCACCGTCTGGCCTTTGCGGTAGACCAGGCGGTTGGGGAATGGCTGCAGGTCGATCGCGGCCGGCTCGCGCTCCACGCTGTTGGCGACCGCCAGCGCCAGCACGCACACGGGCTCGGGCGACCACGCCAGGCGGTTGGTGACGGCCTGGACCCGCTCGTCCTCCGTCACGCGCACGGTGACGTCCTCGCCGGACGCGGTGCGGGTGAGGAACTGCTTGTCGACCACCTGCACGGCGCGCGCGCCGTCTCCCACGCCAGCGCCCTTCGCCAGCGCCGCCAGGTGCGCCTCGTGCAGGAGGCTCTCGATGGCGCTGCGCACCTCGCTCGGCGGCGTGTTGGGCGCGATCACCGTGCGCGCCAGGTCCTCCCCGCCGCGGACCGCGACGCGCCGCGTGCGCATCGCCCCGAACATCTCCCAGAGATTGCGGTTCTTGCCGAAGGCATCGACCCACCCCTTCGCCAGCAGTTCGTTTCGCGCCTCCAGCTCCTCTACCTGGTTACTCAACTCGAGCTTGCGGTCCAGGAGCTTCTTGCCAAAATCGGTGAGCTCGTCATTGGTGCGCGTCAGTGCCTCATTTTGCCTAGATATGTCCGCGTTAACCTGTACATATTGGACATTGGCCTGGCGCTGTGCCTCCACGTCTCGCCGCAACTCATCACCGGTGCGCGCCAGGTCGGCGTTGCGCCGGGCCAGGTCCGCGCTCCGAGCGAGTAGCCCGACGGCCTGCCGGCGAAGCTGCTCGTTACGCTGAGCGAGCGTCTGCGCCACCGCCTTCTCCATGCGGACCTCGCGTCGGGCATCCGCGGCATCGCGCCGGGCCCGTGCGCGTTGGGCTGCGGCCACCTGGAGGCGACGGGTGACCACGCCGAGCTGATCGGTAAGGTCGCGAAGCTGGGTTCGCGTGCTCGCCAGCCGGCGGGCGGCCTCCTTCTGGTCGGCGACGGACCGGCGAAGCTCCAGGACCGCCTGCTGCCGCGCGGCGCGCGCGGCCTCGGCAGCCTGTCGCTCGCGCGCGTTCTGCGCGTGCAGTGCCCGGTTCGAGCGCGAGAGGCCCCGATTGAGCCGGATCGCCTGCTCGCCGCGGAGCATCACGTTCCGCACCGGCGGCACGGCAAGGAACAGCGCGCCCGTGGTCAGACCAGAGATGAGCACGCCCGTCACCGTGGTGATCAGTATGGCGGTGTGCTTGGGGCGCAGACCGAAGATGCTGGCGCGCCGCTTACCGAAGCGCCGGCCGATGAGGTCGCCGGTGTACGCGATCACGCCGCCTACCAGCACAGTCAGCACGAGGGCGGTCGCGGTCCACATGAGCTCTACCTCCTGACGAGCTTGCGCTCGCGCGCCGCCCTCCCGGTCGGCCGGCGCCCGGGCGCTGTCACCCCCGCCATACGTGTCATTGGCGGACCCGCGCGATGAGGACCGTCGCCGCGATCAGGCCGAGCAGGCACGCCGTAAAGCTGGCGAACAGCGGAGGCACGCCGCCGCTC from Chthonomonadales bacterium encodes the following:
- a CDS encoding DUF3084 domain-containing protein, which encodes MWTATALVLTVLVGGVIAYTGDLIGRRFGKRRASIFGLRPKHTAILITTVTGVLISGLTTGALFLAVPPVRNVMLRGEQAIRLNRGLSRSNRALHAQNARERQAAEAARAARQQAVLELRRSVADQKEAARRLASTRTQLRDLTDQLGVVTRRLQVAAAQRARARRDAADARREVRMEKAVAQTLAQRNEQLRRQAVGLLARSADLARRNADLARTGDELRRDVEAQRQANVQYVQVNADISRQNEALTRTNDELTDFGKKLLDRKLELSNQVEELEARNELLAKGWVDAFGKNRNLWEMFGAMRTRRVAVRGGEDLARTVIAPNTPPSEVRSAIESLLHEAHLAALAKGAGVGDGARAVQVVDKQFLTRTASGEDVTVRVTEDERVQAVTNRLAWSPEPVCVLALAVANSVEREPAAIDLQPFPNRLVYRKGQTVAERRVDATRPADQVFSELVTLLKGLGQSALTRGMIPSIDPDTLEPQVGSLSAAALVRLTDRVKAAGRRIRVYAVAASDTSAADPLRLDFRVEPSG